Within the Pygocentrus nattereri isolate fPygNat1 chromosome 28, fPygNat1.pri, whole genome shotgun sequence genome, the region GAGAGTGGACAGCATTAGCTTGAAGGATGGGCACAGCCTCAGAAGACTCCAGTGCAAGTGTGTATTCAATGACAACCACATTTGAAGGAAAACCCAAAGATGTAATATTTGGCTGGTTTACTGACAGGGAAGGAGGAAATATTTGTGCTTCAGGTGACAAGACAGAATCCACAACCAAGGTCCTTTGTGCTAGATCACAAACAGATGGATCTGTGAGAAACTGAGGACTTTGCAAACTTAGAGGTGCTGCTGTAGGGATGAGTGCATGGGCTACACCTCCAGGGGCAGAACTAAGCCAGTCAGGAAGTGATACATTAAAAGCTGGCAGGGATTGCTCAGCAGATACTTCTACAGTAGTTGTGGGCACTATAGGAATGAAAGACTGGGCAGTAGAGCAGAGTGGGAGAAGTTCCTGATTAGGTATGGGTACTGCTGCTGATGATAGTACCTCAGTGGTCACTGCAGCAGATGGGGCTGGAGCTGAGAGAAGCTGAGCTGGAGGAGCAGTGTTCAGAACAGCAGGATTTAATGGATGAAGAGTTGTATTCGGTGCAGATGGAGAGGGCAAAGACAACTCAAACACAACCCCTTCAGGATTAGCCGGAATTGGCTCAGACACAGCCATTACCGCAAGATCTGTTACTACAGGAGTACTTAGCATTCCTGCATCTGCTGGTGCTGAAACATCTATACCAGCATACTGGTTTAGCAAGACTTTCTCTAACATGCTTGAGTTGGGTTTAATCCTCCTAACTGGTGTCAAGGAGGCTGATCCTCCAGTTGAGTCGGCCTCTGCACTCTTTCTGCTTGTGCTCAAATCCAGAACGCACTCATCTAAGACCTCACTGTTCCTCTTACCCACAGCATTGGAAAGGTCTAGCGGCTGCTGGTTACATGACCTCCCACCAGTGCCTGGTGTAGAGCAGTCCAGTGGTAAAACCTGCTGAATGGCAGTAGCGTCATTTGTGGCCGGAGTCAAAGTTTCCATTTCATCTTTTTTAGATGAGCTTATCACAGGAGACCTGCAGTGACTCTCCATCTTTGACATCTTAGAGGCAGGCAAAACCTCATCCTGTGCTGTAGCAGTTGTCACCTCAGAAGTATTGCTTTGCTGGGGCGAGCTGGGAGGGGATGTTGTCCTTCTCTTAAACCTGCTGGTTCCTGCAGGTAAAAGGGTTAGTGGTAAAGGTTGACAGAGTTTTTGTCCTTCTGTAATCAGAGCAAATGACTTACTGCTGTCCTGGTTCTGTAGGAGCTGCTTCAGCTTGGGGGACAAATAGATAGTCTTCTCTTTTTGTAAAACAATGGTCTCTAAAGGCTGGGGTAACACAGTGCCAATCAGTGTAGCtccagaggaagaggaagatgtTGTTAAGATAGATTCAGATTCCagttcagtttttatttgtgGCAGCAGAGGTGGGGTTGACGTCCTCCTTCTGCCAGATGGTTGGCCACAGAGGTCAGAGGTCGTGCTGCAGTCATTAGTCTCTATTTTAAGAGCTTGTGTAATTTGAGCTGGACTGATGATGAAGGTGTCCAGCCCGATCATAGCAGTAGTGGCTGAGTTCACCTCCATCACTTCACAATTTGCGACAGCACTGGTGGAGATGATTTTGCCATCAATGTAGAAGCTGAGGTTCTCTGAGATGTTGCTGGAGATGTCAACCAtgtactcctcctcctgctcgCACCCCTCCCCACGCTGCTTATCAGCAGTTGAAGAGACCCCACCGGGCTGCTGTACCTGAGCCTCCTGAGAGACTTTTCTGCAGGTCCCCCTGGGTAAGAGATGACGCTCATGTATCCTGCGCTCATGTCTTCGCAAGTTGGTATGAGTTCCAAAAGCTTTTTTGCAGTACTTGCAGGCAAAAGATGCTTTCGTCTCTCCGCTTTCATCTGAGTCACCTCTTCCTTCTGAATCAGGCATGGGAGACCGTGTGGCTGTTTGTGACGTTAGGGTGCTACAGTTGCCCTCTTTTGAAGAGACCGCCCCCTGAGCCTGTCCCTCAACCTGTGAAGACGGACTGATTATCAAACCACCTGTTCTTCTATTTGAATTATCATGTCTTCTTTCATGCCGTCGTCGTCCAAACTGCGTACTGAAGCACTTTCTGCAGTGGCGGCATTTGAAAGTCTGTGGGTGGCAAGATGTTGATGTGTGCATATGGCGCTCTAGGCTTTGCCTGGTATTGAACTGTTTTTGACAGTGCTGACAAGAAAATGAGCACAAACTCTGGAGGTCAGCATCAGGGTTAATTTCAGGGTCATAATCAGGGTCCAGGTCAGCATCTGCTTCACTTGAGGGAAAGACTGATGCACAGTCCTGTTTGTGCATTACTGACTCCTCTGTCTTACCTGTTTGACAGGATGCATTTTGAATTGTCATGTTACCAATTAGCAAAGACATGGGCTCTACAGGAAGACGGCTGGTCCTTTGTACTTGCAATGTGTCCTGATCGTATGCGGAGTGTTCTATCATCTCATCTGTGTCTCCCTGTGTCACACCCTCTCTCTTCTGCCCTGAGGCACCAAGGGGGGGCACTTCCCCACTTAGAGAAGGCTGCTCATTCTCAGTGGGGCTCTGCAGAATTAGAgcctgctgttgctgctgtccTGGTGAAACAGACAGCTCTTCTGTTTTCGTTGCTGCAACACATGAAAAACTGTACGTCACACCCTAACACATTAACTTGtaattttaaatgaacaaataaagtGAGGATCTCTCAAAGTCTAAGACAATAAACAATTAGGCTTATTCCATGTAGAGTTAAAGTGCAGAATATCTTGATCTTCAGACGATATGCTGATGTATAGTACTATgacagtttgtttatttaatttacagtcaattTTTTTCCTCAGCATCAGgggaaaaagcagagaaaatgttgctgctgtaaagaaaaatacaaaaagaaaaaatgttttatttggatTTTTCTGCATCGTTTGAGCAGAGCAGCTTCCCTTCACACTATGcaaaattttcatgatgaatgaaaataaaaatgctccaGAATACAATCTTTTTAATTAACTTTAAAAGTAAGGAAAGATTTTGCCTCCactttttggacagtgacaatatgttt harbors:
- the prdm2a gene encoding PR domain zinc finger protein 2, with the protein product MWDPENATKTEELSVSPGQQQQQALILQSPTENEQPSLSGEVPPLGASGQKREGVTQGDTDEMIEHSAYDQDTLQVQRTSRLPVEPMSLLIGNMTIQNASCQTGKTEESVMHKQDCASVFPSSEADADLDPDYDPEINPDADLQSLCSFSCQHCQKQFNTRQSLERHMHTSTSCHPQTFKCRHCRKCFSTQFGRRRHERRHDNSNRRTGGLIISPSSQVEGQAQGAVSSKEGNCSTLTSQTATRSPMPDSEGRGDSDESGETKASFACKYCKKAFGTHTNLRRHERRIHERHLLPRGTCRKVSQEAQVQQPGGVSSTADKQRGEGCEQEEEYMVDISSNISENLSFYIDGKIISTSAVANCEVMEVNSATTAMIGLDTFIISPAQITQALKIETNDCSTTSDLCGQPSGRRRTSTPPLLPQIKTELESESILTTSSSSSGATLIGTVLPQPLETIVLQKEKTIYLSPKLKQLLQNQDSSKSFALITEGQKLCQPLPLTLLPAGTSRFKRRTTSPPSSPQQSNTSEVTTATAQDEVLPASKMSKMESHCRSPVISSSKKDEMETLTPATNDATAIQQVLPLDCSTPGTGGRSCNQQPLDLSNAVGKRNSEVLDECVLDLSTSRKSAEADSTGGSASLTPVRRIKPNSSMLEKVLLNQYAGIDVSAPADAGMLSTPVVTDLAVMAVSEPIPANPEGVVFELSLPSPSAPNTTLHPLNPAVLNTAPPAQLLSAPAPSAAVTTEVLSSAAVPIPNQELLPLCSTAQSFIPIVPTTTVEVSAEQSLPAFNVSLPDWLSSAPGGVAHALIPTAAPLSLQSPQFLTDPSVCDLAQRTLVVDSVLSPEAQIFPPSLSVNQPNITSLGFPSNVVVIEYTLALESSEAVPILQANAVHSLSDQTPPDHTEPRDLHPSPQPQATTSKPSTPELPQAGSLEPFPQGMALHASTAAGSLENPVITISQSPAPSFLEQVEKAVDTSNCSVNFTIEAPDTSTEDNPASEEPSHLPPLCKRFMCNVCHEPFKSMKALSQHIGEHSDTWPYKCEFCVQLFESDTGLLEHRSSYHGIGKIYVCRICSKEFAFLCNLEQHHRDVHPGQECSHMEVENGKLRPENHNSPLSSDSVSPVISTKDKSHQSYKPAIKTEDDNDSDNTTEELYTTIKIMASEGVKPKGTDVRLGINQHYPSFKPPPFLYHNRTPAGTANATATNFTTHNIPQTFSTAIRCTKCGKSFDNMPELHKHILACANASDKKRYTPKKNPIPLKQFAKAQNGVLSPARGVNSRQNVSQKVGQPKKPNYHEPSAKVKVNTHSKKKSMWVHRGRPVGRKGSQEELEVYACPHCSKEFTYHASLKKHMAVSCPMKPVGKKLKKRKGCMAPAQENNGSIRTQVAEVILKQRRSNQGQKIFKKTQTNESGSANNASLPLHDGKGKITLHNFRPKRSDVLSTSAVHISKKSKSILMGGIQSPLISNKSAMHGKSQQPSNRVQIMGREIKQREADVKLQPRTEEQFSQRVRERTERPVTRSLQQINTTVSTMANATNRKANTINLAKHSVQTHGQNVPAFPAVIESKK